Proteins co-encoded in one Aspergillus fumigatus Af293 chromosome 6, whole genome shotgun sequence genomic window:
- a CDS encoding MICOS complex subunit MIC26/MIC27 — protein MSFRPMFQQRAVAPIAATLLAGGVALYPRRTAYAEEPLGDKKPIYDDLPTDIPEPTRAPVELPPTRRQTSSSSSSSPTPTDILTAQVRQARLFLYNHSLAVENSFNDFLSRALHIENAFTNTVASLAPSPESGERLLPGGVYVIVAAMAGSIVSRNRGIFLRSLSPLAFGTVAAWTLLPVTMRNVSDLVWEYEKKVPVVAEKHLALRERAEYLWYTGVAHSGMARQMMEEKIGETRKKLEELVSKGH, from the exons ATGTCATTCCGGCCAATGTTCCAGCAG CGAGCTGTTGCTCCAATCGCAGCCACTCTTCTGGCTGGAGGTGTAGCCCTGTATCCCAGGCGGACTGCATACGCCGAAGAGCCTCTGGGCGAC AAAAAACCCATCTATGATGACCTCCCAACCGACATCCCCGAACCTACCAGGGCCCCCGTCGAGCTCCCTCCCACCCGCAGACaaacttcctcttcctcctcctcctcgcctaCCCCAACTGACATCCTGACGGCCCAGGTCCGCCAGGCCCGTCTCTTCCTCTACAACCACTCCCTCGCCGTTGAGAACAGCTTCAACGACTTCCTCTCCCGCGCCCTGCACATCGAGAACGCCTTCACCAACACCGTCGCCTCGCTGGCCCCCTCGCCCGAATCCGGCGAGCGCCTCCTCCCCGGCGGCGTCTACGTCATCGTCGCCGCCATGGCCGGCTCCATCGTCTCCCGGAACCGTGGCATCTTCCTCCGCTCGCTCTCGCCGCTGGCCTTTGGTACCGTCGCCGCTTGGACCTTGCTTCCGGTGACGATGCGCAATGTCTCCGACCTGGTGTGGGAGTATGAGAAGAAGGTACCTGTCGTGGCGGAGAAGCACCTGGCTCTCCGTGAGAGGGCGGAGTACCTGTGGTACACAGGTGTGGCGCACAGCGGCATGGCCCggcagatgatggaggaaaagatcggcgagacgaggaagaagttggaggagttggtgagCAAGGGACATTAA
- the oct1 gene encoding mitochondrial intermediate peptidase → MKDQLLVPLRRRPWTCQKCLQRLQLPRHQTRRSFETAASPFPRPLDSLPADYARTKTVDDDTLRRVFDSQQFWREFSQQRAAQPKPTGLVQNQYLTSPDGFRTFANVSLQKCQAIVSKVLAASTLEEYRTMARDLDRLSDLLCRVIDLSDFIRVIHPDPQVQEAATQAYALMFEYMNVLNTTTGLNDQLKKAAANPEVTSQWSDEEKIVAQILIKDFSNSAIHMPPHERQRFVNLSNDISQLGSSFVNGAEPAKSHVSVATNNLRGLDPILVQQIKRWNRTAAVPTTGMIPRLALRSVHDENVRREVYLASRTSSKRQLHRLEELLLKRAELAKLSGYESFAHMTLSDKMAKSPEAVSNFLTALVESNRKLVREELSQLQVMKGAPLQPWDHAYYVHQRVLQYSQARRSRELSAVPEFFSLGTVMQGLSRLFDRLYGVRLVPQEPAPGETWNPDVRRLDVVDEAGRHIAVIYCDLFSRPNKHPNPAHFTLRCSREISAEEVAECASLDQSSHPNDGMATAVDPVTQTLRQLPTIALVCDFPEPGTNGGGRPSLLSEHSVRTLFHEMGHAVHSILGQTRLQSISGTRCATDFAELPSVLMEHFATVPSVLALYARHWRTDEPLSEGMIRSMERDRTAHGSIYGAVENEAQILMALVDQAYHSRPADGGRIDSTALYQQVSQQHSSLPEPADATTPPTSWQGFFGHLYGYGATYYSYIFDRAIANKLWVDVFGAGRHAVDRAAGERYKNEVLRWGGGRSGWECVAGALGSANESNADGRLVEGGDQAMREVGRWGLGRDGVSG, encoded by the coding sequence ATGAAAGACCAACTCCTGGTGCCTCTACGGCGTAGGCCATGGACCTGCCAAAAGTGCCTACAACGCCTCCAGCTACCCCGGCACCAGACTCGTCGCTCCTTTGAGACGGCAGCATCCCCGTTTCCTCGACCGCTAGATTCTCTTCCAGCGGATTACGCACGGACAAAGACCGTCGACGATGATACGCTTCGCCGAGTGTTCGACTCCCAGCAGTTCTGGCGCGAGTTCTCGCAGCAGCGGGCGGCCCAGCCCAAACCGACGGGATTGGTCCAGAACCAATACCTGACGAGTCCGGATGGCTTCCGGACGTTCGCCAACGTATCGCTGCAGAAATGCCAGGCGATTGTGTCCAAGGTCCTGGCGGCCTCGACCCTCGAAGAATACCGGACGATGGCGCGGGACCTGGACCGGCTGAGCGACCTGCTGTGTCGCGTCATCGACCTATCTGACTTCATCCGGGTGATCCATCCCGACCCACAGGTGCAGGAGGCGGCGACGCAGGCATACGCGCTCATGTTCGAGTACATGAATGTGCTCAACACGACGACGGGGCTCAACGACCAGCTGAAAAAGGCGGCGGCGAACCCCGAGGTGACATCGCAATGGTCagacgaggagaagatcgTGGCGCAGATTCTGATCAAGGATTTTTCCAATTCGGCGATCCATATGCCGCCGCATGAACGGCAGCGGTTCGTGAACCTGTCCAACGATATCAGCCAGCTGGGCTCGAGTTTTGTCAATGGTGCCGAGCCGGCCAAGTCGCACGTCAGTGTTGCGACCAACAATCTGCGGGGATTAGATCCGATCCTAGtgcagcagatcaagcgATGGAATCGGACGGCGGCGGTCCCGACCACGGGAATGATCCCGCGGCTGGCGTTGCGGTCGGTGCATGACGAGAACGTGCGTCGGGAGGTTTATCTCGCCAGCCGAACGTCGAGCAAGCGACAGCTCCAtcggctggaggagttgctCCTCAAACGAGCGGAGCTGGCGAAGCTGTCCGGCTATGAGAGTTTCGCGCACATGACGCTCAGCGACAAAATGGCCAAGAGTCCCGAGGCGGTCTCGAATTTTCTGACGGCCCTGGTGGAGAGCAATCGGAAGCTGGTCCGGGAGGAACTGTCGCAGCTGCAGGTCATGAAGGGCGCCCCGCTCCAGCCCTGGGATCACGCGTACTATGTTCACCAACGAGTGCTGCAGTATTCGCAGGCGCGGCGGTCCCGCGAACTGAGTGCGGTTCCCGAGTTTTTCTCGCTGGGGACCGTCATGCAGGGTCTGTCGCGACTGTTTGACCGGCTGTACGGCGTGCGGCTGGTGCCCCAGGAGCCCGCTCCGGGGGAGACGTGGAACCCGGACGTCCGACGGCTGGATGTGGTGGACGAGGCGGGCCGACACATTGCGGTCATCTACTGCGATCTGTTCTCGCGACCCAACAAGCACCCGAACCCGGCCCACTTTACCTTGCGTTGCTCGCGCGAGATCTCTGCGGAGGAAGTCGCCGAATGCGCCTCGTTGGACCAGTCGTCGCACCCGAACGACGGGATGGCGACGGCGGTGGACCCGGTGACCCAGACGCTGCGGCAGCTGCCGACGATCGCGCTGGTGTGCGATTTCCCGGAGCCCGGGACGAACGGCGGGGGCCGGCCGTCGCTGCTGAGCGAGCACAGCGTGCGCACGCTGTTCCACGAGATGGGCCACGCGGTGCACTCGATCCTGGGCCAGACCCGACTGCAATCGATCTCGGGGACGCGGTGCGCCACGGACTTTGCGGAGCTGCCGTCGGTGCTGATGGAGCACTTCGCGACGGTGCCGTCGGTGCTGGCGCTGTACGCACGGCACTGGCGGACAGACGAGCCGCTGTCGGAAGGGATGATTCGGAGCATGGAGCGCGACCGCACGGCCCACGGGTCGATCTACGGCGCGGTCGAGAACGAGGCGCAGATCCTGATGGCGCTGGTCGACCAGGCGTACCACTCGCGGCCGGCGGACGGCGGCCGCATCGACAGCACCGCCCTCTACCAGCAGGTCTCGCAGCAGCACTCGAGCCTGCCGGAGCCCGCGGATGCGACGACGCCGCCGACGTCCTGGCAAGGGTTTTTCGGGCATCTCTACGGCTACGGGGCCACGTACTACAGCTACATCTTCGACCGGGCGATCGCCAACAAACTCTGGGTCGATGTGTTTGGGGCGGGCCGCCACGCGGTCGACCGCGCGGCGGGCGAGCGGTACAAGAACGAGGTGCTGCGGTGGGGGGGCGGACGCAGCGGATGGGAGTGCGTCGCCGGAGCGCTTGGCAGTGCGAATGAATCCAATGCAGACGGCCGGCTGGTCGAGGGAGGAGATCAGGCGATGCGGGAGGTGGGTCGATGGGGATTGGGAAGAGACGGGGTATCTGGATAG
- a CDS encoding M protein repeat protein, whose translation MASTEEPVPPPAPVPADAPASAEVDAEMAPPATPVDSTILSGSEGPVTSPDASIRDKENIKSSPEKTTTTTNRPLSGTAAAKRPSSVSGATKTAASTARAAANGSTLSKPPTRPTTSGTVRKPLSTSTTASHRSRPSVSSSADEKTRSVASSGDERRGISGSAKRMSLVGTTSSRAPPKTTTSTLDRRSSIAGTTTSRSPATRPSTAPSTKPATKPTGVSSTSRTSNSTSTTVARPAARPMATATRPTTTASKRLSTAIKVSDDEAEKLQSLQNKLSESEATVASLKAELETVNEKLSQLSVSQGGASKENDDEVASALRKEHAAETAKLAAEHAEQLQALQAQLDEAETKRKELEEKSLQDLENAAKAAAQDGDDKTTAALEELKQSHQSQLETLEKELAEQKAIAAGYADQIAALQTQLESQKNGLEEATQKLLEEKALALDSLDRELKGRDQVIENLNMEMEKLNSAKEQEVRAAEETAKQSISALEEKVADLAAKLAQAESARSQSSEETSLRLAEKDKEVAELKQAVAKSQEELQAAREAAAKELSEKIAELEAAHEAAVAKLKAEHEGALASAAAAHAQELSVAKQAAESAGSMHSEELQKLREELDAAEAAAEKGREEAISELNAAHQAELKALQDKLNASEQALGEARQALEASVSSAQAVAVQEIESLKEKVGALEAQLSTGQGEIQSLVEEVQSKQAEAEALHQNLTDFETQLKAKDAEKDEQLRDLKEKAAASEKALEEQLQEAVAVAERHAQALEALKAEHAAALEKAKSEAAGSHESALSALQAKHDELLAANRDLETAHAQKVAKLEAELQSTLERHAGEISSQTELREKEIADLRKDFEETKAKLLAELEASQASKAAEADAEHSKAIEQLLTLQEEKLSSLRSELESSHKAKLDELQKLHDTTLAEVQEQLAHARAAMQDTSLIDGLRATVADLEQKLMDADMAVAAKEALAHQHSTALTQLEAEKKELEARYAAVSSQVDELTKSAAASESIKTELERVLNQLSASREEVSQLQASHEAVNGELEQFKSQTRAMEEKLAQGEKDLNDQIERNLSLLNQLGDVDSTISANRKRVRELEAELAALKADKDSGKGSVGLEGSRWAGEDGANPNNKSEESGPTAAAEGEDLGSSIEGTVGDPLFTRGIHPGCPFPVFDVILMRWTRWQAFRNSLNISGWRTMTGTTNTAGMAPSLTFARKTLIECCLGSLASSLSYRDAQRRTVGA comes from the coding sequence ATGGCTTCCACAGAAGAACCTGTccctcctcctgcccctGTGCCCGCTGATGCGCCCGCTTCGGCCGAAGTTGACGCTGAAATGGCACCCCCTGCTACTCCCGTCGACTCTACCATCCTGTCCGGCAGCGAGGGACCCGTTACAAGCCCCGATGCTTCGATCAGAGACAAGGAGAATATCAAGTCTTCGCCCGAGAAGACCACTACGACGACAAACCGTCCGTTGTCTGGAACGGCCGCTGCCAAACGTCCAAGCTCTGTTTCCGGGGCTACCAAGACCGCAGCGTCCACCGCGCGAGCTGCGGCCAACGGCAGTACACTCAGCAAGCCCCCAACTCGTCCTACCACTTCTGGTACTGTCCGTAAACCGCTGAGCACTTCGACAACCGCCTCCCACCGGTCTCGCCCCTCGGTGAGCAGCTCCGCGGATGAGAAGACGAGGTCTGTCGCGAGCTCTGGTGACGAAAGGAGAGGAATCTCGGGCTCGGCCAAGCGCATGTCCTTGGTCGGCACTACTTCCTCGAGGGCTCCACCGAAGACTACTACGTCCACTCTGGACCGTCGCTCAAGCATTGCCGGCACCACCACATCACGGAGCCCCGCTACGCGTCCTAGTACCGCTCCCTCCACTAAACCTGCCACAAAACCAACTGGCGTGTCCAGCACCTCTCGTACGTCGAATAGCACGAGCACGACTGTGGCCCGACCTGCAGCCCGACCCATGGCCACGGCTACACGCCCTACTACGACGGCCTCGAAACGACTGAGCACTGCCATCAAGGTGTCCGACGATGAGGCGGAGAAACTGCAGTCACTGCAGAACAAGCTGTCCGAAAGTGAGGCGACTGTCGCCAGTCTCAAGGCAGAGCTGGAGACTGTGAACGAGAAGCTTTCTCAGCTGTCGGTGTCTCAGGGGGGAGCGTCCAAAGAAAATGACGACGAAGTCGCCAGCGCCCTGCGGAAGGAACACGCTGCCGAGAcggcaaagctggctgctgAACATGCCGAGCAACTTCAAGCTCTGCAGGCCCAATTGGACGAGGCAGAGACAAAGCgcaaggagctggaagaaaagTCCCTGCAGGACCTGGAAAATGCCGCCAAAGCAGCCGCTCAGGACGGGGACGACAAGACTACTGCGGCACTTGAGGAGTTGAAGCAGTCCCACCAGTCTCAGCTTGAGacgctggagaaggaacttGCTGAACAAAAAGCCATTGCGGCCGGTTACGCTGACCAGATTGCCGCCCTCCAGACCCAACTCGAATCGCAAAAGAATGGGCTTGAAGAAGCCACGCAGAAGTTACTAGAGGAGAAGGCATTAGCCCTCGACAGCTTGGACCGGGAGCTCAAGGGGCGCGACCAGGTGATTGAGAACCTCAacatggagatggagaaattgAACAGCGCCAAAGAACAGGAGGTTCGTGCGGCTGAAGAGACGGCCAAGCaatccatctccgcactggAAGAGAAGGTCGCCGATCTAGCGGCCAAACTTGCCCAAGCTGAATCCGCCAGGAGCCAAAGCAGTGAGGAGACTAGTCTTCGGCTTGCcgagaaggacaaggaagtTGCTGAGCTCAAGCAAGCTGTTGCAAAGTCACAGGAGGAGCTTCAGGCGGCCCGGGAGGCTGCTGCCAAGGAATTGAGTGAGAAGATTGCTGAGTTAGAGGCTGCTCACGAGGCCGCGGTCGCCAAGCTCAAGGCTGAACACGAGGGGGCTCTGGCCTCGGCCGCCGCTGCCCACGCCCAGGAATTGAGTGTTGCGAAGCAGGCGGCTGAATCTGCCGGTTCCATGCACTCTGAGGAGCTTCAGAAGCTGCGCGAGGAATTGGATGCTGCCGAAGCCGCAGCGGAAAAAGGCAGGGAAGAGGCCATCAGTGAGCTCAACGCGGCACATCAAGCCGAATTGAAAGCCCTTCAAGACAAGCTGAACGCATCGGAGCAGGCGCTGGGTGAAGCTCGGCAAGCGCTGGAAGCTAGCGTCAGCTCAGCCCAGGCCGTTGCCGTCCAAGAGATCGAGtcgctcaaggagaaggtcGGCGCCTTGGAGGCGCAGCTGTCGACCGGACAGGGCGAGATCCAGTCTCTGGTTGAGGAGGTCCAGAGCAAACAGGCAGAAGCGGAAGCCTTGCACCAGAACCTCACTGACTTTGAAACCCAGCTCAAGGCTAAGGACGCCGAGAAGGATGAGCAGCTGAGGGATCTGAAAGAGAAGGCGGCTGCTTCGGAAAAGGCTCTTGAGGAGCAACTCCAGGAGGCGGTTGCCGTGGCCGAGAGACACGCACAAGCCTTGGAGGCGCTGAAGGCGGAGCATGCTGCGGCGCTCGAAAAGGCCAAGAGCGAGGCGGCTGGGTCTCATGAGAGTGCGCTGAGCGCGCTCCAGGCCAAGCATGATGAGCTGCTCGCAGCTAACCGGGATCTGGAAACGGCTCACGCTCAAAAGGTTGCAAAGCTAGAGGCGGAACTGCAGAGCACGTTGGAACGCCATGCTGGCGAGATCAGCTCACAGACGGAGCTGCGCGAGAAGGAAATTGCGGATCTCCGGAAGGACTTTGAAGagaccaaggccaagctcCTTGCGGAGCTCGAAGCATCGCAGGCATCCAAGGCTGCCGAAGCTGATGCCGAGCACAGCAAGGCGATTGAACAGCTGCTCACTctccaggaagagaagctgtCCAGCCTCCGGTCCGAACTCGAATCCTCCCACAAGGCCAAGTTGGATGAGCTGCAGAAGTTGCATGACACCACCCTCGCGGAGGTCCAGGAGCAGCTTGCGCATGCCCGTGCTGCGATGCAGGACACCTCTTTGATCGATGGTCTGAGGGCGACGGTGGCCGATCTCGAGCAGAAGCTGATGGACGCGGACATGGCCGTGGCTGCCAAGGAAGCGCTGGCGCACCAGCACAGCACCGCGCTGACCCAgctggaggcggagaagaaggagttggaggccCGCTATGCGGCGGTGAGCAGCCAAGTGGACGAGTTGACCAAGTCGGCTGCTGCGTCCGAGAGCATCAAGACGGAGCTGGAGCGGGTCCTGAACCAGCTGTCTGCATCGCGAGAGGAAGTGTCGCAGCTGCAGGCCAGCCACGAAGCGGTCAATGGCGAGCTGGAGCAGTTCAAGTCACAGACGCGGGCGATGGAGGAAAAACTGGCGCAGGGCGAGAAGGACCTGAACGACCAGATCGAGCGCAACTTATCGCTGCTGAACCAGCTGGGCGACGTGGACTCGACCATTTCGGCCAACCGTAAGCGCGTGCGTGAACTGGAGGCCGAACTGGCAGCGCTCAAGGCGGACAAGGACAGCGGCAAAGGCAGCGTTGGCCTGGAAGGAAGCCGATGGGCGGGGGAAGATGGGGCGAACCCAAACAACAAAAGTGAAGAGAGTGGTCCGACAGCCGCTGCGGAAGGTGAGGACCTTGGATCATCCATAGAGGGAACGGTGGGAGACCCGTTGTTTACTCGGGGCATCCACCCGGGGTGTCCGTTCCCCGTGTTTGACGTGATACTAATGCGGTGGACTAGATGGCAAGCATTCAGGAACAGCTTAAACATATCCGGATGGCGAACGATGACTGGTACGACGAACACCGCAGGTATGGCGCCCTCTCTCACTTTCGCTAGGAAGACATTGATCGAATGTTGTCTAGGCTCATTGGCGAGCTCACTCAGCTATCGCGACGCACAACGCCGGACCGTCGGAGCCTAG
- a CDS encoding serine/threonine-protein phosphatase 2A activator, with amino-acid sequence MANSFPLRVLPTIDPSAGHTFITPSKRIHESEDVSEFLISKAYVDIMTFLLQLNRAMIPVKLADGTVQSWPINTDAVEFSAPVRQLQQLLTKLEELLAEAPPDTGPRRFGNISFRRWYELVESRASELLGECLPSELLQAKSSDPNSVTAEAELKAYFLGSWGSPQRLDYGTGHELSFLAFLAGIWKLNGFPKTTPGVEERAIVLGVIQPYLELVRTIIKRYTLEPAGSHGVWGLDDHSFIPYILGSAQLAPAISETDPTPEEGSLPGAPSPNGVTKAHIVERERLTNMYFSAIGFIYDVKKGPFWEHSPMLYDISGIQAGWGKINKVSLVALAGNDQLLIIQGMIKMYNAEVLSKFPVVQHFPFGSLFSWDRDPNAVPPPTSAHMSTTQSQSRGPAVPSAGQTPPSGTRAPWATATQAAPPAGAGTAAPWAAKRDGCTPGKPPTSLPDTSRLPPGPMAPTRAPWAASSTGQAPGGDPTHVPTKAPWAK; translated from the exons ATGGCGAACAGCTTCCCCCTCCGGGTTCTACCAACCATCGACCCCTCTGCGGGGCACACCTTCATCACTCCCAGCAAGAGAATCCACGAATCTGAAGATGTATCAGAGTTCCTCATCTCCAAAGCCTACGTCGATATCATGACcttcctcctgcagctcaACCGGGCCATGATCCCCGTCAAACTTGCCGACGGCACTGTACAATCCTGGCCGATCAATACAGACGCCGTCGAGTTCTCTGCGCCGGTACggcagctccagcagctcctgaCAAAACTGGAGGAGCTGCTCGCAGAGGCGCCTCCTGATACCGGTCCTCGGAGGTTTGGGAATATCAGTTTCCGCAGGTGGTACGAGCTCGTGGAGAGCCGAGCCTCGGAGCTACTGGGCGAGTGTTTGCCGTccgagctgctgcaggctaAATCGTCGGATCCCAACAGTGTGACCGCGGAGGCGGAACTCAAAGCGTACTTCTTAGGCAGCTGGGGGAGCCCACAGAGGCTGGATTATGGGACTGGACATGAGCTGAGCTTTCTGGCGTTCCTGGCTGGAATATGGAAGCTGAATGGGTTTCCGAAGACAACGCCGGGAGTGGAGGAGAGGGCTATCGTCTTGGGGGTCATACAGCC GTATCTAGAGCTAGTCCGAACCATTATCAAGCGGTACACGCTCGAACCGGCAGGGTCTCATGGCGTTTGGGGACTGGACGACCATTCCTTCATCCCGTACATCCTGGGATCTGCGCAACTGGCACCAGCTATTTCAGAAACAGATCCAACTCCTGAAGAGGGCTCGCTTCCAGGTGCTCCATCGCCCAATGGCGTTACCAAAGCACATATTGTCGAACGAGAAAGGTTGACGAATATGTATTTCTCCGCGATTGGCTTCATTTACGACGTCAAGAAAGGGCCATTTTGGGAACACAGCCCTATGCTCTACGACATTTCTGGCATTCAGGCTGGATGGGGGAAAATCAATAAGGTTAGTCTTGTTGCGCTTGCCGGAAATGACCAATTGCTTATTATCCAGGGTATGATCAAAATGTACAACGCGGAAGTACTGTCCAAGTTCCCCGTAGTGCAGCACTTCCCGTTTGGCTCCCTCTTCAGCTGGGACCGTGATCCCAACGCCGTCCCGCCGCCGACGTCCGCTCATATGTCTACCACCCAGTCTCAGTCTAGGGGCCCGGCGGTCCCATCTGCTGGACAGACGCCGCCGTCCGGGACCAGGGCTCCCTGGGCAACTGCTACTCAGGCAGCCCCACCGGCTGGAGCAGGGACCGCCGCGCCATGGGCAGCAAAGAGAGACGGATGCACGCCCGGAAAACCACCCACTTCCCTTCCCGACACGTCACGACTGCCTCCTGGGCCTATGGCCCCTACCAGGGCTCCGTGGGCAGCATCATCAACCGGGCAGGCACCCGGCGGTGATCCCACCCATGTGCCCACCAAAGCTCCCTGGGCGAAGTAA
- a CDS encoding Saf4/Yju2 family protein — translation MQGFNMGRYVPPDQEGITTGNKLAGKHPLGARARHLRTSGALIVRFEMPFAVWCTTCKPHETLIGQGVRFNAEKRKVGNYYSTPVYSFRMKHGACGGWIEIRTDPANTAYVVVEGGRKRDTGDAGGIGEIAVGEDRKAKEDAFARLEGKVEDKRRAETERTRIEDLQRRQNRDWEDPYERSRRLRRTFRVERKAREGAEAKAEALRDKMSLGIELVEETEEDSLRAGMVDFGRGDDTTQITRRRPLFDSRNGKRDVANTLADRKALFRSELTGNTRAAVDPFLNQDGSAWRPEVKRRKTASTKGVDAADDGPPAIKAAVEPDRPVAPPALVNYASDSD, via the exons ATGCAGGGCTTCA ATATGGGACG CTATGTCCCCCCGGACCAAGAGGGCATAACAACAGGCAACAAACTAGCCGGCAAGCACCCACTAGGGGCGCGAGCGCGCCATCTCCGCACAAGCGGCGCTTTGATCGTACGCTTCGAGATGCCCTTCGCGGTGTGGTGCACGACGTGCAAGCCGCACGAGACGCTCATCGGGCAAGGGGTGCGGTTCAACGCCGAGAAAAGGAAGGTCGGGAACTACTATTCGACGCCGGTGTATAGTTTCCGGATGAAGCATGGGGCGTGCGGGGGATGGATTGAGATTCGGACGGATCCGGCGAATACGGCGTATGTTGTTGTTGAGGGCGGGAGGAAGCGGGATACCGGGGATGCAGGCGGGATAGGGGAGATCGCGGTGGGGGAGGATCggaaggcgaaggaggaTGCGTTTGCGAGGTTGGAGGGAAAGGTGGAGGATAAGCGGCGGGCGGAGACGGAGAGGACGCGGATTGAGGATTTGCAGAGGCGACAGAATAGAGACTGGGAGGATCCGTATGAGAGGTCCAGACGGCTGCGGAGGACGTTCCGGGTGGAGCGGAAGGCGCGCGAAGGGGCCGAGGCGAAGGCCGAGGCGCTGAGGGATAAGATGAGCTTGGGGATTGAGCTGGTGGaggagaccgaggaggataGCCTGCGGGCGGGCATGGTGGATTttggccgaggagatgataCAACGCAAATCACGCGTCGCCGGCCGTTGTTCGACTCGCGGAATGGGAAGCGAGATGTCGCAAACACGTTGGCTGATCGTAAGGCGCTGTTTCGCAGTGAGCTGACGGGGAATACGCGGGCTGCGGTCGACCCATTTCTCAACCAGGATGGGAGTGCATGGCGGCCAGAGGtcaagaggagaaagacggCATCGACCAAGGGCGTGGATGCCGCTGATGATGGACCACCCGCCATTAAAGCCGCTGTCGAGCCTGACAGACCGGTTGCACCGCCCGCGCTGGTCAACTATGCTTCTGACAGTGACTAA